One Alcaligenes ammonioxydans DNA segment encodes these proteins:
- a CDS encoding TonB-dependent siderophore receptor, which yields MCETGVWVPYLGAVYDLNDNFSVYASYTTIFQPQDLQDESGRVLDPLRGDNSEVGLKGEFMEGRLTSSLAYFQLRQDNFGKETRGRTPSGGIAYGAVPGVRTHGVEFELAGQLTSQRQMHAGYAYKLSRQDGDNVSILSPEHQFKRYTTYDFEGGWKGLTLGGGARWQSKTWGEVSRPGYAGQVQHLHLG from the coding sequence ATGTGCGAGACCGGCGTATGGGTGCCTTACTTGGGGGCTGTTTATGACCTTAATGACAACTTCTCGGTCTACGCCAGCTACACCACGATTTTCCAGCCTCAAGACCTGCAAGACGAGAGCGGTCGTGTCCTGGACCCCTTGCGCGGGGATAACTCTGAGGTTGGGCTCAAAGGCGAATTCATGGAAGGTCGACTGACGTCCAGCCTGGCTTATTTTCAGCTGCGGCAGGACAACTTCGGTAAAGAAACGAGAGGACGTACGCCCTCGGGCGGCATCGCGTATGGAGCGGTGCCTGGCGTGCGCACCCATGGGGTAGAGTTCGAGCTGGCGGGTCAACTGACGTCGCAACGGCAGATGCATGCGGGTTACGCTTACAAGCTCTCGCGCCAGGACGGCGATAACGTGTCCATCTTGTCACCCGAGCATCAGTTCAAGCGCTACACCACCTATGATTTCGAGGGCGGCTGGAAGGGACTGACCTTGGGCGGTGGCGCACGTTGGCAAAGCAAAACGTGGGGGGAGGTCAGCCGGCCCGGTTACGCCGGTCAGGTACAGCACCTACACCTGGGGTGA
- the ubiB gene encoding ubiquinone biosynthesis regulatory protein kinase UbiB, whose amino-acid sequence MFSLCRLLSILLVVFRFRLDELVLSSIRHPWASRLLRVVRLGRKPKLPRGVRLRLALESLGPIFVKFGQVLSTRRDLIPMDIAEQLAMLQDRVPPFPSDVAEATIQKALGASPYDLFQEFDRTPVASASIAQVHFATLHNGREVAVKVLRPGMREVIHKDLRLMRVLAAFMERLGPDARRLKPREVVAEFDKYLNDELDLIREASNCSQLRRNFTKDVERTQLLIVPEVHWDYCASTVFTMDRMKGIPVNQIDRLRAANVDLKDLARKGVEIFFTQVFTDGFFHADMHPGNIYVSDAPETLGRYIALDFGIVGSLSEFDKNYLAQNFLAFFRRDYRRVAQLHIESGWVPPETREEELEGSVRAVCEPYFDRPLSEISLGQVLLRLFQTSRRFNVEIQPQLVLLQKTLLNVEGMGRDLDPELDLWDTAKPYLEKWMYQRIGPSGFYSRLKQEAGQWAQIMPQLPRLVYSSLNRPETGQALNQELKLLRQSQQQTNRLLTALCAVLAVAVGVAIWALVGR is encoded by the coding sequence ATGTTCTCCTTGTGCCGTCTGCTGAGCATCCTGCTGGTTGTATTCCGTTTTCGTCTGGACGAGCTGGTGCTCTCCAGTATCCGCCATCCCTGGGCGTCCCGCCTGTTGCGCGTTGTGCGTCTGGGCCGCAAGCCCAAGCTGCCGCGCGGTGTGCGTTTGCGCCTGGCTTTGGAAAGTCTGGGCCCCATCTTTGTGAAGTTCGGTCAGGTGCTCTCTACGCGCCGGGATCTGATTCCGATGGATATCGCCGAACAGTTGGCCATGCTTCAGGATCGTGTGCCGCCTTTTCCTTCCGACGTGGCGGAGGCGACGATTCAGAAAGCGTTGGGTGCCTCGCCTTACGATCTGTTCCAGGAGTTTGATCGCACGCCCGTCGCCTCGGCCTCGATCGCCCAGGTTCACTTTGCCACCCTTCACAATGGCCGCGAGGTCGCTGTGAAGGTGCTGCGTCCGGGCATGCGTGAGGTCATTCACAAAGATCTGCGCCTGATGCGGGTTCTGGCCGCGTTCATGGAACGTCTGGGACCGGATGCCCGTCGTCTGAAGCCGCGTGAGGTGGTCGCCGAGTTCGACAAGTATCTGAACGACGAGCTGGACCTGATTCGTGAAGCCTCCAATTGCAGTCAGCTGCGCCGCAATTTCACCAAGGATGTCGAGCGCACCCAGTTGCTGATCGTGCCTGAAGTGCATTGGGATTACTGCGCATCCACCGTGTTCACCATGGATCGCATGAAGGGTATCCCCGTCAATCAGATTGATCGTTTGCGTGCGGCCAACGTGGACTTGAAAGATCTGGCCCGCAAAGGGGTGGAGATTTTTTTCACCCAGGTGTTTACCGACGGCTTTTTCCATGCTGACATGCACCCTGGCAATATTTATGTGTCGGATGCCCCTGAGACGCTGGGCCGTTACATTGCCCTGGATTTTGGCATCGTGGGCTCCTTGTCCGAGTTCGACAAAAACTACCTGGCACAGAATTTTCTGGCTTTTTTCCGGCGCGACTACCGCCGGGTAGCCCAACTGCATATTGAGTCTGGTTGGGTGCCGCCAGAAACCCGCGAGGAAGAGCTGGAAGGCTCGGTACGCGCGGTGTGTGAACCGTATTTTGATCGGCCTTTGTCCGAGATCTCGCTGGGGCAAGTGCTCTTGCGTCTATTTCAGACCTCGCGCCGGTTTAATGTGGAGATTCAGCCGCAGCTGGTGCTGCTGCAGAAAACTCTCCTGAATGTGGAGGGGATGGGGCGGGACCTGGATCCGGAACTGGATCTGTGGGATACCGCCAAACCTTATCTGGAAAAGTGGATGTACCAGCGTATTGGACCATCGGGCTTTTACTCGCGTTTGAAACAGGAAGCCGGGCAGTGGGCCCAGATCATGCCGCAGCTTCCGCGTCTGGTTTATTCCAGCCTGAATAGACCAGAGACAGGGCAGGCGTTGAACCAGGAACTTAAGCTGCTGCGTCAGTCGCAGCAGCAGACCAACCGATTGTTGACCGCCTTATGTGCTGTATTGGCGGTGGCGGTCGGGGTGGCCATCTGGGCTTTGGTGGGGCGTTAA
- a CDS encoding protein-L-isoaspartate O-methyltransferase family protein produces the protein MNHIALSELERARYYMVEQQIRPWNVSDENVLQALVAVQRERFVPPSLRSSAFSDTELPLIINAVDTHETMLSPKVEARLTQELLLQPSDGVLEIGTGSGYQAALLAHLSQQVTSIEIDSKLAAFAQENLQRNNVRNVKVEVGDAHAGWGTTEYDAILVTGSVPVIPDALKYQLCIGGRLVVVVGQNPVMTAVRITRTSAASFETTPLFDTWIKPLRGTAVSQFRF, from the coding sequence ATGAACCATATTGCGCTGTCTGAACTCGAACGTGCCCGTTACTACATGGTGGAGCAGCAAATCCGTCCCTGGAACGTATCCGACGAAAACGTGCTGCAAGCGTTGGTCGCGGTCCAGCGTGAACGCTTTGTGCCCCCGTCTTTGCGCTCGTCGGCTTTTTCGGACACCGAGCTGCCACTGATCATCAATGCCGTGGACACGCACGAGACCATGCTCTCGCCCAAAGTGGAAGCCCGCCTGACGCAGGAACTGCTCTTGCAGCCCAGCGACGGCGTACTGGAAATCGGTACTGGCTCGGGCTACCAGGCGGCGTTGCTCGCCCACCTGTCGCAGCAAGTGACCTCTATCGAGATCGACAGCAAGCTGGCCGCGTTCGCTCAGGAGAACCTGCAGCGTAACAATGTACGCAACGTCAAGGTGGAAGTGGGCGACGCCCATGCTGGCTGGGGTACGACCGAATACGACGCCATTCTGGTCACTGGCTCAGTCCCTGTCATTCCTGACGCCCTGAAATATCAACTCTGTATCGGCGGGCGCCTGGTAGTGGTAGTCGGTCAGAATCCGGTCATGACGGCAGTGCGCATCACTCGCACCAGCGCAGCCAGCTTTGAGACGACGCCCTTGTTTGATACCTGGATCAAACCGTTACGCGGCACCGCGGTTTCGCAGTTTCGCTTTTAA
- a CDS encoding porin → MYHEREVRMNPTESFYPDPSLFAEPASRHLRHRGQGHGVCHARPLRLRSTYWVVCVALGGLGGVLVPGHSDAETSAQLYGTVDAGLGWTHVSGQGSQRGVLSGGQADSLWGIRGQDSLGEGGRATFNLESGIDLATGRGDESARLFNYQAWLGLGSDQWGELRFGRQHTVGQEFVSAIEVGSWKDFGMGALMRASDIYQVSQQLSWRSPQWAGLQLGLSYSGDVGEQSLSGLADARTKLYSLALRYEQGPWLLAASHESLSRIESNRPTALQLGASYDFGFARVAAGWSRQSNGFVGLNGDEGPTYWQQRGLGGLGPTEFVQGGRLDTWYVGSAIPLGKGEVQWQWSLGRPNWRWEATGEQAGRLQVMSVAYVHPLSPRTSLYVFAAKGRRYDMETAVHVSEPRTSRVALGVTHQF, encoded by the coding sequence TTGTATCACGAGCGAGAGGTGCGCATGAACCCGACCGAGTCTTTTTACCCTGACCCCAGTCTGTTTGCAGAACCGGCTTCAAGACACCTGAGGCACCGTGGCCAGGGTCATGGGGTCTGCCACGCCCGGCCTTTGCGTTTGCGCAGTACTTATTGGGTGGTGTGCGTGGCCTTGGGCGGGCTTGGTGGCGTGTTGGTGCCGGGTCACAGTGATGCCGAAACCTCCGCGCAGCTCTATGGCACTGTGGATGCCGGTTTGGGCTGGACGCATGTGAGCGGTCAAGGCTCGCAACGAGGCGTTCTCAGTGGCGGACAGGCAGACTCCTTGTGGGGGATTCGGGGCCAGGACTCTCTGGGGGAGGGGGGGCGTGCCACCTTCAATCTTGAAAGTGGCATTGATCTGGCCACAGGACGGGGCGACGAGTCGGCGCGGCTATTCAACTACCAGGCCTGGCTGGGGCTGGGGAGCGATCAGTGGGGTGAACTGCGGTTTGGACGTCAGCACACCGTCGGTCAGGAGTTTGTCTCTGCTATTGAAGTGGGCTCCTGGAAAGACTTCGGGATGGGGGCGTTGATGCGTGCCTCGGACATTTATCAGGTCTCTCAGCAGCTCAGCTGGCGTAGCCCACAGTGGGCGGGCCTGCAGCTCGGACTGAGCTACAGCGGCGATGTTGGCGAGCAGAGCTTGTCTGGTTTGGCTGATGCGCGCACAAAGCTATACAGCCTGGCGCTGCGTTATGAGCAGGGCCCTTGGTTACTGGCAGCCAGTCATGAGAGTTTGAGCCGGATCGAATCCAATCGGCCCACCGCCTTGCAGTTGGGGGCCAGCTATGACTTCGGATTTGCTCGTGTGGCGGCAGGCTGGAGTCGTCAGAGCAACGGTTTTGTGGGCTTGAATGGCGATGAAGGCCCGACGTATTGGCAGCAGAGGGGGCTGGGTGGCCTGGGGCCGACGGAGTTTGTTCAGGGCGGCCGCCTGGATACCTGGTACGTGGGCTCGGCCATTCCGCTTGGCAAGGGCGAGGTTCAGTGGCAGTGGTCATTGGGGCGCCCGAACTGGAGGTGGGAAGCGACCGGGGAACAGGCTGGCCGCCTCCAGGTGATGTCTGTCGCTTATGTGCATCCTTTGTCGCCGCGCACCAGCCTTTATGTCTTTGCGGCCAAAGGGCGGCGCTATGACATGGAGACAGCCGTCCATGTCAGTGAACCGCGTACCAGCCGTGTCGCTCTGGGTGTGACCCATCAATTTTAA
- a CDS encoding TolC family outer membrane protein — MISVRLALCSLLALSSTAQAQDLLQAWNQALAREPQFGAAQALRQADQELVPQSRAQLLPHISTIGTAELQERRQTGQLSNQQASNRAAWTLTLSQPIYNRNAWARYERAQLLAQGADIQLSLERQDLMLRVSQHYFDVLAAQDTLSTLTAQQAAIEEQLRAAEQNFELGGTTITDAYEAKSRLDLTRANVIQAENALQVARDKLAALTLERAETLARLRDPLVLPAPQPANLQDWLDQSRQSGLSVALAEIKARAAEEQLKSIQALHEPTLALKAQTGSGSDQTLFGQTGGGPRSLNSALGLELSIPIFRGGETRSQVREQSSRLQQARYDYQFAIQQSLQQTRQYFSGVTTGLVRVKALETATQSSQDALEANKLAYEVGVRVNIDVLNAQQQLYEARRSLAQARYEVLMNSLRLKAASGTLNENDLRAVNDLLEPAS, encoded by the coding sequence ATGATTTCCGTGCGACTGGCGCTGTGCTCGCTGCTTGCCTTGAGCAGCACCGCCCAGGCGCAGGATCTGTTGCAGGCCTGGAATCAGGCCTTGGCTCGTGAACCCCAATTTGGCGCCGCCCAAGCGCTCCGTCAGGCGGATCAGGAACTCGTTCCGCAAAGCCGGGCGCAATTATTGCCACACATCAGTACGATTGGTACGGCCGAGCTCCAGGAGCGCCGTCAGACCGGCCAGCTATCCAATCAACAAGCCAGCAATCGGGCCGCCTGGACGCTGACGCTGAGCCAGCCCATCTACAACCGCAATGCCTGGGCACGCTACGAACGTGCTCAGTTACTGGCGCAAGGAGCCGATATTCAGCTTAGCCTGGAGCGGCAGGACTTGATGTTGCGCGTCAGCCAGCATTATTTTGATGTGCTGGCCGCGCAAGACACGCTCTCTACCCTGACCGCCCAGCAGGCTGCTATTGAGGAGCAGTTACGCGCGGCCGAGCAGAACTTTGAGCTGGGCGGCACCACCATTACCGACGCCTACGAAGCCAAATCACGGCTGGACCTGACCCGTGCCAACGTCATTCAGGCGGAAAATGCCTTGCAGGTAGCGCGAGACAAACTGGCAGCACTGACGCTGGAACGCGCTGAAACACTGGCTCGCCTGCGTGACCCCCTGGTCTTGCCTGCTCCCCAGCCCGCAAATCTTCAGGACTGGCTCGATCAGTCCCGTCAATCTGGCCTGAGCGTTGCCTTGGCGGAGATCAAGGCGCGAGCAGCTGAAGAGCAATTGAAAAGCATCCAGGCACTGCATGAGCCTACCCTGGCACTGAAAGCCCAGACAGGTAGTGGCAGTGACCAAACCCTGTTCGGCCAAACCGGCGGTGGCCCCCGCTCCTTAAACAGCGCGCTGGGTCTGGAACTGAGCATTCCCATTTTCCGGGGGGGTGAGACCCGCTCTCAAGTTCGTGAGCAAAGCTCGCGGCTGCAGCAGGCCCGCTACGACTACCAATTCGCCATTCAGCAGTCTCTTCAGCAGACACGCCAGTACTTCTCGGGTGTCACCACTGGTCTGGTGCGGGTAAAAGCACTGGAAACGGCCACCCAATCCAGCCAAGATGCACTGGAGGCCAACAAGCTGGCATACGAGGTCGGTGTGCGCGTCAATATCGACGTACTCAATGCTCAGCAGCAGCTTTATGAAGCCCGACGCAGTCTGGCACAAGCCCGCTACGAGGTCCTGATGAACAGTCTGCGTCTGAAAGCCGCCAGTGGCACCTTGAACGAAAACGACCTGCGTGCTGTCAACGATCTGCTTGAACCGGCATCCTGA
- a CDS encoding 5'-methylthioadenosine/adenosylhomocysteine nucleosidase codes for MSTLGIIVAMREELEIVLERLQAPQTIQRAGMSFHRGSYLGKPVVAVVCGVGKVNAAACTQMLISEFSVGSIINIGIAGAVEPNIRPGDIVIADTLVQHDVELKALGLAPGQVFRLDTFDFPADPALLAIAQTAAQQIEGHRVHTGRIVTGDQFIACNDKIQWLSTTFDAIACEMESGAIAQVCYLNTVPFVCIRSISDNANNEAHMDFDTFLPIAVSNASTLLHAMVPSC; via the coding sequence ATGTCTACACTTGGAATTATTGTCGCCATGCGCGAGGAGCTGGAGATTGTGCTGGAGCGCCTGCAAGCGCCACAGACCATCCAGCGCGCTGGCATGAGCTTTCATCGCGGCAGCTATCTGGGCAAGCCCGTCGTCGCCGTGGTCTGCGGCGTGGGCAAAGTCAATGCCGCGGCATGCACCCAGATGCTGATCTCGGAGTTTTCCGTAGGCAGCATCATCAATATCGGAATCGCCGGCGCCGTTGAACCCAACATCCGGCCTGGCGATATTGTGATTGCCGATACCCTGGTCCAGCACGATGTGGAGCTCAAAGCCCTGGGGCTGGCGCCCGGACAGGTCTTTCGCCTGGATACCTTTGATTTTCCCGCGGACCCGGCCCTGCTGGCGATAGCCCAAACCGCAGCCCAGCAAATCGAAGGGCATCGGGTTCATACTGGCCGAATTGTTACCGGCGACCAATTTATTGCATGTAACGATAAAATACAGTGGTTGAGCACCACCTTTGACGCTATCGCCTGTGAAATGGAAAGTGGCGCCATTGCCCAGGTGTGCTATCTGAATACCGTGCCTTTTGTCTGCATACGCAGTATTTCGGACAATGCCAACAACGAAGCACACATGGATTTTGATACCTTTTTGCCCATTGCCGTCAGTAACGCCAGCACTTTGCTGCATGCGATGGTGCCGTCCTGCTAA
- the thiD gene encoding bifunctional hydroxymethylpyrimidine kinase/phosphomethylpyrimidine kinase: protein MIPNTLTIAGVDPSGGAGILADVKAMSALGAYATAVIAALTAQNTQGVSGISPVPAEFVRQQITTLFADVRIDGVKIGMLGQEAVTTVVAECMAQFKPKHLVLDPVMIAKSGDHLLEKSAVHALREQLVPQCTMITPNLPEAGVLLNARPVETVKEMRQAAERLRRLMNHSDERWVFLKGGHLPGSECIDLLHDGDKMIEMPARRIDTANTHGTGCTLSAALAALLPQYDRVPDAALAAKKYLYEAIARSGELTVGSGHGPVHHFHKLWPSS, encoded by the coding sequence ATGATTCCCAATACGCTGACCATTGCCGGAGTTGACCCCTCCGGCGGCGCCGGTATTCTGGCTGACGTGAAAGCCATGAGCGCCCTGGGCGCTTATGCCACCGCTGTCATTGCCGCGTTGACGGCACAAAACACCCAAGGGGTAAGCGGCATCAGTCCGGTTCCCGCCGAATTTGTACGCCAGCAGATCACCACTCTGTTTGCCGACGTACGCATTGATGGCGTCAAGATCGGCATGTTGGGCCAGGAGGCCGTCACCACGGTGGTGGCCGAATGCATGGCTCAATTCAAACCCAAGCATCTGGTCCTGGACCCGGTCATGATCGCCAAGAGTGGCGATCATCTGCTGGAAAAATCCGCCGTGCATGCCTTGCGTGAACAATTGGTACCCCAGTGCACCATGATCACGCCCAACCTGCCCGAGGCCGGTGTATTGCTGAACGCCCGGCCGGTAGAGACCGTCAAGGAAATGCGCCAGGCAGCCGAGCGTCTGCGCCGTCTGATGAACCACAGCGATGAACGCTGGGTTTTCCTGAAAGGCGGCCATCTGCCCGGCTCAGAATGCATCGATTTGCTGCATGATGGCGACAAAATGATAGAAATGCCGGCCCGGCGTATTGATACTGCCAATACCCACGGCACCGGTTGCACCCTGTCGGCAGCGCTGGCAGCCCTGCTGCCCCAATACGACCGTGTGCCTGATGCCGCTCTGGCGGCCAAAAAGTACCTGTACGAAGCCATCGCCCGTTCGGGTGAGCTGACGGTGGGCAGCGGCCACGGCCCGGTACACCATTTCCATAAACTGTGGCCATCGTCCTGA
- a CDS encoding thiazole synthase — protein MTQTVNNDPFILAGTHYQSRLLVGTGKYKDFDETRQAIEASGAEIVTVAIRRTNIGQNANEPNLLDYLPPSKYTLLPNTAGCYTAEDAVRTLRLARELLDGHKLVKLEVLGDSGNLFPNMPETLKAAKTLVDEGFDVMVYCADDPIQARMLEDIGCVAIMPLASLIGSGMGIINPWNLRLIIDQSKVPVLVDAGVGTASDAAIAMELGCDGVLMNTAIAGARQPVLMASAMNLAVQAGRQAYLAGRVPRKYYDADPSSPTEGLIHSRT, from the coding sequence ATGACCCAAACAGTGAACAACGATCCTTTTATCCTGGCCGGAACCCACTACCAATCCCGGTTATTGGTAGGCACCGGTAAATACAAAGATTTTGATGAGACGCGTCAGGCGATTGAAGCGAGCGGCGCTGAGATTGTGACTGTGGCTATTCGCCGCACCAATATCGGCCAGAATGCCAACGAGCCAAACTTGCTCGATTACCTGCCGCCTTCCAAATACACGCTGCTGCCCAACACCGCCGGCTGCTACACGGCCGAGGATGCCGTGCGCACCCTGCGCCTGGCGCGTGAACTGCTGGACGGCCACAAGCTGGTCAAGCTGGAAGTGCTGGGCGACTCCGGCAATCTGTTTCCCAATATGCCTGAAACCCTGAAAGCCGCCAAAACCTTGGTGGATGAAGGCTTTGACGTCATGGTGTACTGTGCCGACGATCCTATCCAGGCACGGATGCTGGAAGACATCGGCTGTGTCGCCATCATGCCTCTGGCCTCCCTGATTGGTTCGGGGATGGGCATTATTAACCCCTGGAACCTGCGCCTGATCATCGATCAAAGCAAGGTGCCGGTATTGGTGGATGCTGGCGTGGGCACCGCTTCGGACGCCGCCATTGCCATGGAACTGGGCTGTGATGGCGTCTTGATGAATACCGCTATCGCTGGCGCCCGGCAGCCTGTCCTGATGGCCAGCGCCATGAACCTGGCGGTACAAGCCGGTCGCCAGGCTTATCTGGCGGGCCGCGTGCCGCGCAAATACTACGATGCCGACCCCAGCTCCCCAACCGAAGGGCTGATTCACTCCCGTACCTGA
- a CDS encoding ubiquinone biosynthesis accessory factor UbiJ produces the protein MDMLGIPSFLEPSAVGVRLLNALLDREDWARDRLQAHAGKTVSLIVGRLQLVYTITSQGKLEQGHPAVVPDVTLTLPQDKLPELPQILQDGDFSRVAQLMHVQGEAGLANLVSDLAANLRWDAEHDLAKIVGDVMAVRLFSGARRAVSGLRDLGQRLAGNATEYLTEESALLVTRPELDRMRGQASSLVQRLNELDQRLSRLDARRRES, from the coding sequence ATGGACATGCTTGGTATCCCTTCATTCCTAGAACCTAGCGCCGTGGGCGTGCGTTTGCTCAATGCCTTGCTTGATCGCGAGGACTGGGCGCGCGATCGTTTGCAGGCGCATGCAGGTAAAACCGTCTCGCTGATTGTGGGCCGTTTACAACTGGTCTACACCATCACTTCCCAGGGCAAGCTGGAGCAGGGCCACCCCGCTGTGGTTCCTGATGTGACCTTGACCCTGCCTCAGGACAAGCTGCCGGAGCTGCCACAAATTTTGCAGGATGGCGATTTCAGCCGGGTGGCGCAACTGATGCATGTGCAAGGTGAGGCCGGTCTGGCTAATCTGGTATCTGATCTGGCGGCCAATCTGCGCTGGGATGCGGAACATGATCTGGCCAAGATAGTGGGCGATGTCATGGCGGTGCGTCTGTTCAGTGGCGCGCGACGGGCTGTTTCCGGGCTGCGGGATTTGGGGCAGCGTCTGGCCGGCAATGCCACCGAGTACCTGACCGAGGAAAGTGCCTTGCTGGTCACCCGTCCCGAACTGGATCGGATGCGCGGGCAGGCGTCCAGTTTGGTCCAGCGTCTGAACGAGCTGGACCAGCGCTTGAGTCGTCTTGATGCACGTCGGCGGGAGTCCTGA
- the rfaE2 gene encoding D-glycero-beta-D-manno-heptose 1-phosphate adenylyltransferase, with protein sequence MSARFEAKVLELQALREAVEQGRLARPLVFTNGVFDILHRGHVSYLDEAAQLGASLIVGVNTDASVRRLNKGPERPINSEQDRAALLAALACVDAVVLFDEDTPEALIAALRPDLIVKGGDYDMEALPETALVRSWGGDAVAIPFEFQRSTTALVKKLRD encoded by the coding sequence ATGAGTGCGCGTTTCGAGGCCAAGGTGCTGGAACTGCAGGCGTTGCGTGAGGCTGTGGAGCAGGGTCGCCTGGCACGTCCGCTGGTCTTTACCAATGGTGTGTTTGATATCTTGCATCGCGGGCATGTCAGCTACCTGGATGAGGCCGCGCAGCTGGGTGCATCACTGATCGTAGGGGTGAATACCGATGCGTCGGTACGCCGTTTGAACAAAGGCCCGGAGCGCCCCATCAATTCCGAACAGGATCGCGCCGCCTTGTTGGCTGCCTTGGCTTGCGTGGATGCCGTGGTCCTGTTCGATGAGGACACCCCGGAAGCCTTGATTGCCGCCCTGCGCCCAGACTTGATCGTCAAGGGCGGTGACTATGATATGGAAGCCTTGCCCGAAACGGCACTGGTGCGTAGCTGGGGAGGCGATGCCGTCGCCATTCCCTTTGAGTTTCAGCGTTCCACGACAGCACTGGTCAAGAAGCTGCGCGACTGA
- a CDS encoding ferritin — protein MLYHDLFKSMEAVRWNFAHDIPWDDFDGSKLSDEQAYTIKMNAITEWAALPATEMFLRDNKDDSDFCAFMSVWFFEEQKHSLVLIEYLRRFRPELMPTEEELHKVRFDFDPAPAMETLMLHFCGEVRLNHWYRRAADWHTEPVIKAIYKIVAQDEARHAGAYLRYMKRALVHKGQEFGLQARLAFSKIGVLMASAHRTAQALHPTNLHVNKAMFPEDTVQSKLPSPGWLENWLDTQIRFDKEWEHKVSSRILHNMSLLMGSSFETVQELNRYRKELARQVGSDSSLVQA, from the coding sequence ATGCTTTACCATGACTTATTTAAATCCATGGAAGCGGTGCGCTGGAATTTTGCGCATGACATACCATGGGATGATTTTGACGGCAGCAAGCTGAGCGACGAGCAGGCTTACACCATCAAAATGAACGCCATTACCGAGTGGGCTGCCTTGCCGGCAACCGAGATGTTCCTGCGTGACAATAAAGATGACAGCGATTTTTGCGCCTTTATGTCCGTATGGTTCTTCGAGGAGCAAAAACACTCACTGGTTCTGATCGAATACCTGCGCCGTTTCCGCCCCGAGCTGATGCCTACCGAAGAAGAGTTGCATAAAGTGCGCTTTGATTTTGATCCGGCTCCCGCCATGGAAACCCTGATGCTGCACTTTTGCGGCGAGGTTCGCCTGAACCACTGGTACCGTCGTGCCGCAGACTGGCACACCGAACCTGTCATCAAGGCCATTTACAAGATCGTGGCCCAGGATGAGGCCCGTCATGCCGGTGCGTACCTGCGCTATATGAAGCGTGCCCTGGTACACAAGGGCCAGGAATTCGGTCTGCAAGCCCGACTGGCCTTCTCCAAGATTGGAGTGCTGATGGCGTCGGCGCATCGCACGGCCCAGGCATTGCATCCCACCAACTTGCACGTCAACAAGGCCATGTTCCCGGAAGATACCGTGCAGTCCAAGCTGCCTTCACCCGGCTGGCTGGAAAACTGGCTGGATACGCAGATTCGTTTTGACAAGGAGTGGGAGCATAAAGTCAGCTCGCGTATCCTGCACAATATGTCGCTTTTGATGGGCAGCTCGTTTGAAACCGTTCAGGAATTGAACCGTTACCGTAAGGAACTGGCTCGTCAGGTTGGATCGGACTCGTCCCTGGTGCAGGCTTGA